The Apium graveolens cultivar Ventura unplaced genomic scaffold, ASM990537v1 ctg7081, whole genome shotgun sequence sequence GGAGGCTTATGATATCTGGTTGATTGTCTTAAAGAAGGCAGATGAGTATCCAGAACAGAAGTATTGATATCATGCACTAAAGAAGGGTCAGTCGAAGAAATACTATTAGTATCATGAGTATTTGAAGAATTAGGAGTATTTGAGAGATCAATGTAAGAATTCAAAGTTGGACTGTTAGTATCAACTGAACTAGCGTTTCCATCAGAACAAGGAAACATTTACTCATGATTAATGATAGATGAAAAAGGAGTGACAGAAGAAAGATAAATGACTGTTGGATAAGATGAAGCGGAAGTTTCATTTTGAAATAAGAAGGGAAAATGTTTTTTAAAGAATGTGACATCTCTGGAAGTAGTCACTTTGTTTGTAGCAATGCCTAAAACCTTTTATCCTTTAATATGTATTAGGAATATCCTAAAAATACCCCAGGAACAGCTCGAGGATGAAATTTGGTTCTGTGGACAGTTAGAGTGTTAACAAAACATAAGCAACCAAATGTTCTAAGATGGTCTAATTCTGGAGGTTGATTAAAAAGTTTGAAATAAGGAAAGTGATTATTGATACTAGCTAATGGCATTTGATTAATCAAATAGGTTGCACAAAGAATACACTCATCCCAATATCGAAGAGGTACTTTAGACTGGTAAGATAAAGCTCGAGCAGTTTCAAGCAAGTGTTTGTGCTTTCTTTCTACTACCCCATTCTGTTGGGGTGTGTATGCACAACTTTGTTGATGAAGAATACCTTGCTTTTGACAGAAAACTTGCAAATCACCTTCACAAAACTCCTTTGCATTGTCAGATCTTATACTTTGAATCTTAGTTTTGAACTGAGTTTCAACATAGGCAGCAAATTTCAACAAAACAAAAATAACCTCAGATTTAGGTTTTAACAAATGAACACAAGTAAATCGGTTGTAAGCATCAACCACAGTTAAAAACTGATTACAACCATTTGGAGTTTTTGTTTGATATGGTCCCCAGATATCTAAATGGATCAATTCAAATACACCTTTTGTTTTGATACAACTACAAGAAAAAGACTTTCTAGTCTGTCTTGCTGCAGGACAAACTTGACAGATGAATTGATTGGCACAATTTTTGGTATCACATTGTGGATTTACTAGCTTGAGATGAGAAAATGGTTTATGCCACATCCTTAGATGCCATAACTGGGCTTCTTCAACTATTGTGCAACATATTTGTGACTCGGTTTCTTCAGGTTCAGTATGATATAATCCATTGTGAAGACTACCAAGAAGCATTTGATTCCTCTGTGAAAGGCCCTGAACATAACACTTGTCATGAATGAAAACTACTTGACAACTCAAATCCTTACATAACCTCTTAACCGAAATCAGATTGAAATAAAACTCAGGAACATAAAGTACATTATATAAAATGATGTCATTATTTAGAGATATTTTTCTTATATGAGTTATCTGAACTTTTCTCCCATCTGGAACAGTAATAAACTTATTGCTACCAGTAACTGATTTGTAATCTTTAAATAGATCAATATTAGAGCAAATATGATATGTTGCCCCACTGTCTATAATCCAATCTTTATCATATTTAGACATAAGACATATATTTCCTGCTAGAAGAGCATGAGTGTTCTAAGAGTCCTCATTTTGCTTGACAGAAGAAAAACCAGATTGCTGACGTTTGTTTAACATTTCCAGAAATTGATTGTACTGAGCAGCAGAAAAAGTGGTGGAGGATGAGCCTTCTtctttaatcaaatcagcttGAATTGTAGCAGCAACCTTCTTATCCCTGTTAGATTTGAACCCTGGTGGAATCTTGCAATGAGTGCGGAAATATTGAGGTTTTCTCCCAGGAGCACCTGCCTGAACTCCTTTTGTAGTTTTGTTAGGTACAAACTGATTCTTGTTAAACATACTTTGTGgcttaaaattcttgaaatttttcttctttgaaaaacaGGCTAAAGATTCAGTTTGACTTGTCACAGATGATAACTCCTTGTGTATTTCTTCTTGAGCAAAGAGCCTATAAGCATTAGCGATGTTAGGCATAGGATATTGCATCAATATATTCCCTCTCACAGATGCAAATTCTTCATTTAGTTTCATTATAAATTGAATCATTCTTTGATCTTGCTGCATCTGATAAACCCTATGTTCCAGATTACATGTGCATTTCAAACAGGTACAAGTAGGAAACGGATTTGCATCATTGACTGCATCCCAAATCATTTTAATTTTAGTGAAGAATTCAGATATATTATTAGAACCTTGACTCAATTCAGCTAACTGCTGCTCCAGTGAATACACTTGTGTCATGGATGTATAGCCAAACCTTTCCTCTAGTTCAATCCAAATTTCACGCGCACTTTTGAGAAACATAACACTTTTAGCTATCACATCATCCATATTGAACAACAACCAAGCACACACTAGATCATTACACCTTTCCCAGGCTTTATACTCAACTGTAGTTGGTTCAGGCTTGCTTATAATACCATCAACAAAATCGATTTTAATCTTAGCTAATAGACTTAGCATCATCGAACATTTCCAGTTATTGAATCCAGTATCATTGAATTTGACGGATAC is a genomic window containing:
- the LOC141703761 gene encoding uncharacterized protein LOC141703761, with amino-acid sequence MSETRSRPCLPPNKDPTRVYFIHPSDSNTTQLVSVKFNDTGFNNWKCSMMLSLLAKIKIDFVDGIISKPEPTTVEYKAWERCNDLVCAWLLFNMDDVIAKSVMFLKSAREIWIELEERFGYTSMTQVYSLEQQLAELSQGSNNISEFFTKIKMIWDAVNDANPFPTCTCLKCTCNLEHRVYQMQQDQRMIQFIMKLNEEFASVRGNILMQYPMPNIANAYRLFAQEEIHKELSSVTSQTESLACFSKKKNFKNFKPQSMFNKNQFVPNKTTKGVQAGAPGRKPQYFRTHCKIPPGFKSNRDKKVAATIQADLIKEEGSSSTTFSAAQYNQFLEMLNKRQQSGFSSVKQNEDS